The Astatotilapia calliptera chromosome 22, fAstCal1.2, whole genome shotgun sequence region GTCAACCAATGCTCGCTTTGCAAGGGTCACATGCTAACAGGCCGGCCAGGAGCGGGAGAAgcatgaggggggaaaaaaaacatcaaaaatacagaataaaaagcACAGACAATGTCTGAAATTGACGCTTTTGATTGCTTTTAACACCCAGTttctctttgggtttttgtatGTTATAACTTTGCTCTTTTCCACAGCCAGGTGACGGACCATCAGCAGCACAAGAAAGACCCACAGAACAGTTACATGACATGTTTTTGATGCATCTGACAGCAGATGCTCTCTGCAGGTAGGCAGGTAGTTTGAAGCTGCCAGTGGACTGCAAATATACTACCTCAGCTCAACCACAGTTTGCCCTTTAGACTTCTGTGATGAATTTTTGTAGAGCCTACAGGGTAATGTACTTAAGTGGCTGACGCTGTTACCAGTCTTGATGCTTTTGTggtgttttatgtgtttattactTGAGGGTGATGTCCCAGTGTTTTATATGCAGTACCATCTAtgacagaaatatttttcttcctttttgttgcggtcagttattttctgtttttgtttttctttttggagaCATACATATTTGTCCCTTACAATGGCCCTGAGAGGTGCACAAAATACAATTATTTAGGGGAGACAATAACGTGATGGAACAGCTGTTACATGTTCAGGGTGGCGTTTCTATGGTGTAGATTTGAAACAGAAGCATAAATCCCGTGAAACTGGAAACACACAACCACAACGGAACCACAGTTTCCCATTTATCTACACTTGCTGATGCTGGGTTATTTAACTACCTTAAACACTTTAATAATCCAAAGTCTGATCAGTTATCATTACAGTAGTTCTTAGACTGTGGGTGAGGCCACTGCAGGTAGGTTCAGACATCGTGTGAAATAGGAAATTAATCGATTTTGTGCTGACTTTTATTCGGGCGTTGTGTGAGTCAGTGCGTAGAGCAACGGGGGAGGTATTAATTCACTGTTTCTAACAATCTGGACTCTGTGCAGTCTGAGATATAATCTGTAACCAGCTGGTGCATCATAGGACCGCCGAGGTGCCTGCAGGTGCCTCTCACCTGTGAGAAAGTGGAAAGTCTCCGCCTCCTGAGCGGTGTTGGCCAGGTCGCTGTACGACAGGGTGTTTGTTTCCTTCCCTGAGCCGTTGTTGAAGGAGGATAGAGCCAGGTGTTGTACAAACAGCTcctaaaacaataacaacaggagacacacacaaacgcgcTGCTTCAGCTCACATGCCCTAGACAAGCTAACGGTGCTAAAAGTGTTAGCAAATGAATGAGCTGCGGATGATGTTTAGCTTACTGTAGCTTTGGTGGTGAGGAAAAGAGCGTCCTGGTTGATGCTGGAGACATCAGGGGAGCTCTTCATGATCAGCCTCACCCTGGATATCGGTAGAGAGATCGGCTTTTTGCTGCCCGACGCTTGGTCGTCTTTGGCTGAGCTGTTATGAGACATCTTCATAAGGACAGGGCGCGAGACAAGCGGAACTTCCAAGTATTGTTTTGAACTGTGACGCCGGTTTGTTTCTTCTTCGTCTGACCAGATTAAAACCGTCTGGCGGACTCGACGCTGTAACATCTCCCCCTGCTGAAGAGGAGGCACTTTGGTTAAAAATGGTTTAGCTGgttttagatagatagatagatagatagatagatagatagatagatagatagatagatagatagatagatagatagatagatagatagatagatagatagatagatagatagatagatagatagatagatagatagatcattTATCTTGAATCTTTATACacggatagatggatggaaatTACTTTGTTACAGCAggataatgaataaaaatagtacaacttacagtaaataaacagcagtgCCACAGGTGCATAGTGAGGGCATTATACATCAAAATTTACATATACAACAATGATTTCAAAAAAGcggaaaaagtaaaagaaaaattacgTTAGTAAAAAGCGGAAAGGTAAGACTCATTTTGTGCAAGCGggcaaattaattaataatttatacattatacatctaagaaaaacagctaaacatattACCTACTCATTGTGTCGTTTTAACCAATCGTAATTTATCACTACCACAACACGATTGGTTAAAATTAATCAACATCTTCACACTCTCACAAGCTCGCCTGCGTCTATTAGCGTTGTGTCCTCCAGTCCAGTGGCGTCGCATAATTTAGTCATGTACCTAAATCtaaaccaaagaagaagaactgaTGGCAGGCGCCAGCGCAGAAGAAGAATTGTGCCGCTAGTAGTGGCTATTAATGGGCTACAGATATAAACAACCCAAGTTTCTGATCAATTTGGCTGTTCTCGTAAGTAACTCAGAGCCATACCTGTTTGTTTTAAGTCGAACTGCCCCAGAAGGAAGATTTCAGCCTCTCTACCAGAGTCACAGCCACACAAACGGAGCATCTTCATCCTATCACTGAGTTCTGTGTTGTTTCTTCGCCCACCGGCGTCGTTTTAAGAAGCGGCCACGATGCCGCTGGGTTTGAAACCATGTTGCGCCGTTTGCAAGACTAATTCTTCTTCGATGTGGAAGAAAGGAAACCAGGGAGAGATCCTATGTAACAGCTGCACGGGAAAGAGCGCCAGCGGCGGGGCGTCAGGACCCTCCCTGTCCTCCATCACTCAGCCCAGCAATGGC contains the following coding sequences:
- the chrac1 gene encoding chromatin accessibility complex protein 1 encodes the protein MLQRRVRQTVLIWSDEEETNRRHSSKQYLEVPLVSRPVLMKMSHNSSAKDDQASGSKKPISLPISRVRLIMKSSPDVSSINQDALFLTTKATELFVQHLALSSFNNGSGKETNTLSYSDLANTAQEAETFHFLTDILPKKILAQDYLNSLEQMQEEEGADY